The following are encoded together in the Ranitomeya imitator isolate aRanImi1 chromosome 4, aRanImi1.pri, whole genome shotgun sequence genome:
- the LOC138674362 gene encoding beta-synuclein-like encodes MQQIKMDVLMKGFSKAKEGVVAAARKTKQGVAEAAEKTKEGVLYVGSKDRDGVVQGVASVAEKTKEQASQLGGDVMSGAANIGEATGLVKKDEFPTDIKDDYLEYEPEA; translated from the exons ATGCAACAGATCAAAATGGATGTGCTTATGAAAGGCTTTTCCAAAGCAAAAGAAGGGGTGGTGGCCGCAGCTAGGAAAACCAAGCAAGGGGTAGCAGAAGCTGCGGAGAAGACCAAGGAAGGTGTCTTATATGTGGGAAGCAAAGACAGAGATGGAGTAGTACAAGGAGTGGCTTCGGTGGCTGAGAAGACCAAAGAGCAGGCATCTCAGCTGGGTGGGGACGTCATGTCTGGAGCTGCGAACATTGGTGAAGCCACCGGCCTAGTGAAGAAGGATGAATTTCCCACAGATATTA AGGATGATTACCTGGAATATGAACCAGAAGCATAA